The following proteins are encoded in a genomic region of Pan troglodytes isolate AG18354 chromosome 2, NHGRI_mPanTro3-v2.0_pri, whole genome shotgun sequence:
- the LOC104001151 gene encoding zinc finger protein 239: MQDWSIQKLGRQFEYSSERSREILRTRTRNIRPAEIKDVKISLEKESQKGKEFDNFFNLSSKSISHSRIHREKNKGPVSEVKIQVTTYERLQSVAPPAARFREALAGKGSAKRHQGSQAGPRARRRKRVSTGVAFRDRSALDKERGQQNYPGEKPFICKECGKAFGQSASLIVHQRIHTGEKPFLCNECGKGFRQRSHLIQHQRIHTGEKPYECQECGKTFSQSSNLIVHQGIHTGEKSFECGECGKAFSWSSGLTVHQRIHTGEKPFECNECGKAFSCSSYLIVHQRIHTGEKPYQCNECERAFGQSSHLILHQTTHAQKKPQLATWIRAHC, translated from the coding sequence ATGCAAGATTGGAGCATTCAAAAATTGGGAAGACAGTTTGAATATTCATCAGAGAGATCCAGGGAGATACTGAGGACGAGGACTAGAAATATAAGGCCAGCAGAAATCAAGGATGTAAAAATCTCCCTAGAGAAGGAAAGCCAGAAAGGTAAAGAATTTGATAACTTCTTTAATCTAAGCTCAAAAAGTATTTCACATTCGAGAATTCACAGGGAGAAGAACAAGGGGCCAGTTTCAGAAGTCAAAATACAAGTCACAACTTACGAAAGGCTTCAGAGTGTAGCCCCTCCGGCAGCCAGGTTTAGAGAAGCCCTAGCGGGGAAGGGAAGTGCAAAGAGGCATCAGGGAAGCCAGGCAGGACCCAGagcaaggagaaggaagagagtttCCACAGGTGTTGCCTTCAGAGACAGGAGTGCCCTTGACAAGGAAAGAGGGCAACAAAACTACCCAGGAGAGAAACCCTTTATCTGTAAGGAGTGTGGAAAAGCCTTTGGTCAGAGTGCAAGCCTTATCGTGCACCAAAGAATTCACACAGGGGAGAAACCTTTCCTATGTAATGAATGCGGAAAAGGTTTCAGACAGAGATCACACCTCATACAACATCAGAGGATccatactggtgagaaaccctatgaatgccAGGAATGTGGGAAGACCTTCAGCCAGAGCTCAAATCTCATAGTTCATCAGGGcatccacactggagagaaatCTTTTGAATGTGGtgagtgtgggaaagccttcagctGGAGTTCAGGCCTCACTGTCCATCAGAGGATCCACACGGGGGAGAAGCCATTTGAGTGTAATGAATGCGGCAAAGCTTTCAGTTGTAGTTCATACCTTATTGtgcatcagagaattcacacagGGGAGAAACCCTATCAGTGTAATGAGTGTGAAAGAGCCTTTGGCCAGAGCTCCCATCTTATTCTCCATCAGACAACTCATGCCCAGAAGAAACCTCAGCTGGCTacttggattagggcccactgtTAA